The Anabaena sp. WA102 genome contains a region encoding:
- the ileS gene encoding isoleucine--tRNA ligase, which yields MTETGKYKDTVNLPKTNFDMRANAIKREPEIQKFWEENHIYSQLAENNPGELFILHDGPPYANGQLHIGHALNKILKDIINRYHLLQGRKIRYVPGWDCHGLPIELKVLQNMKQAERQNLTPLQLRQKAKEFALKTVDEQRESFKRYGIWGDWENPYLTLKPEYEAAQIGVFGEMFLKGYIYRGLKPVHWSPSSKTALAEAELEYPEGHVSRSIYAAFSVVKVAEGLKASLDGFLPDLGVAVWTTTPWTIPGNLAVAVNAALEYVVVEVSRKGAKAQRECRYLIVAAELVERLGEVLDCELTVKAKFSGQDLEGTIYRHPLFDRESPVVVGGDYITTESGTGLVHTAPGHGQEDYIVGQRYGLPILAPVDDSGNFTDEAGKFSGLNVLGEGNQAIIDALSEAGSLLKEEAYPHKYPYDWRTKKPTIFRATEQWFASVAGFRDEALKAISSVRWIPAQGENRITPMIAERSDWCISRQRSWGVPIPVFYDEATGEVLLNADTINHVQAIIAEKGSDAWWELSVEELLPEQYCNNGKSYRRGTDTMDVWFDSGSSWAAVAKQRPELCYPADMYLEGSDQHRGWFQSSLLTSVAVNGIAPYKTVLTHGFVLDENGRKMSKSVGNVVDPQLMIQGGTNQKQQPAYGADVLRLWVSSVDYSGDVRLGGNIIKQLADVRNKIRNTARFLLGSLHDFDPLKDAVAFDDLPDLDKYMLHRIREVFNEVTDAFDSFQFFRFFQTVQNFCVVDLSNFYLDVAKDRLYISSADAFRRRSCQTVLQVALENLARAIAPVLCHTAEDIWQFIPYETQYKSVFQAGWVQVDDKWDNPELAEFWKTLRRIRGDVNKVLEQARTEKLIGSSLEAIALIYLSDEKLRAAIEPLNVSGNGIDELRYLFLTSEVQLLDTPETLKGLKTLRVQGEDNWDIGVVNAADYEDEGKSYHKCDRCWNYSPHVGESAEHPLLCERCIPALAGEF from the coding sequence GTGACCGAAACTGGAAAATACAAAGATACCGTCAACTTACCCAAGACTAACTTCGATATGCGGGCAAACGCAATCAAGCGCGAACCCGAAATCCAAAAATTCTGGGAAGAAAACCACATTTATTCTCAACTGGCTGAAAACAACCCCGGTGAATTATTTATACTGCACGATGGTCCTCCCTATGCTAACGGCCAGTTGCATATTGGTCATGCTTTAAATAAGATTCTCAAAGATATTATTAACCGCTACCATTTGCTCCAAGGTCGTAAAATTCGCTACGTTCCTGGCTGGGATTGTCACGGATTGCCCATTGAGTTGAAAGTTCTGCAAAATATGAAACAGGCAGAACGGCAAAATCTCACTCCTTTGCAATTGCGTCAAAAAGCGAAAGAGTTCGCACTGAAGACGGTGGACGAACAACGGGAAAGCTTTAAACGCTATGGGATTTGGGGTGATTGGGAAAATCCTTATTTAACCCTCAAACCAGAATACGAAGCCGCGCAAATTGGCGTTTTTGGGGAAATGTTCCTCAAAGGTTATATTTATCGCGGTCTAAAGCCTGTGCATTGGAGTCCTAGTTCTAAAACAGCTTTAGCAGAAGCTGAGTTAGAATATCCTGAAGGTCACGTTTCTCGCAGTATTTACGCCGCTTTTTCGGTGGTGAAGGTTGCTGAAGGGTTAAAGGCTAGTTTGGATGGCTTCTTGCCTGATTTGGGCGTGGCTGTGTGGACTACTACACCCTGGACTATCCCCGGTAATTTGGCTGTGGCTGTGAATGCTGCGTTGGAATATGTGGTTGTGGAGGTCTCACGCAAAGGCGCAAAGGCGCAAAGGGAATGCAGATATCTGATTGTTGCGGCTGAGTTGGTGGAACGGTTGGGAGAGGTTTTAGATTGTGAGTTGACTGTAAAGGCTAAATTCTCTGGTCAGGATTTGGAAGGGACTATTTACCGTCATCCTTTGTTTGACCGTGAAAGTCCGGTGGTGGTTGGTGGTGATTATATCACTACTGAGTCGGGGACTGGCTTGGTGCATACTGCTCCTGGTCATGGTCAAGAGGACTATATTGTTGGTCAGCGTTACGGTTTGCCGATTCTTGCCCCTGTTGATGATAGTGGGAATTTTACGGATGAGGCTGGTAAGTTTTCTGGCTTGAATGTTTTGGGTGAGGGGAATCAAGCGATTATTGACGCTTTAAGCGAGGCTGGTTCTCTGTTGAAGGAGGAGGCTTATCCTCACAAGTATCCTTATGATTGGAGAACGAAGAAACCGACGATTTTCCGCGCTACTGAACAATGGTTTGCTTCTGTGGCTGGTTTTCGGGATGAGGCTTTAAAGGCTATTTCATCTGTGCGGTGGATTCCGGCACAAGGTGAGAACCGCATCACGCCGATGATAGCAGAAAGATCCGATTGGTGTATTTCTCGTCAGCGTTCTTGGGGCGTGCCGATTCCGGTGTTTTATGATGAAGCAACTGGGGAAGTTTTGCTGAATGCGGACACGATTAACCACGTTCAAGCTATTATTGCCGAAAAGGGTTCTGATGCTTGGTGGGAGTTGTCGGTTGAGGAGTTGTTACCGGAACAATACTGCAATAATGGCAAGAGTTACCGCCGGGGTACAGATACAATGGATGTCTGGTTTGATTCTGGTTCATCTTGGGCGGCTGTGGCCAAGCAAAGACCGGAGTTATGCTATCCTGCTGATATGTATTTGGAAGGTTCTGACCAACATCGGGGTTGGTTTCAATCTTCTTTGTTAACCAGTGTGGCGGTTAATGGCATTGCACCTTATAAAACTGTGTTAACTCATGGTTTCGTCTTGGATGAAAATGGACGAAAAATGAGCAAATCGGTGGGGAATGTGGTAGACCCTCAGTTGATGATTCAAGGTGGGACTAACCAAAAACAACAACCTGCTTATGGTGCGGATGTTTTGCGGTTGTGGGTTTCTTCGGTTGATTATTCTGGTGATGTGCGGTTGGGTGGTAACATCATCAAGCAATTAGCGGATGTCAGAAATAAGATTCGCAACACAGCACGGTTTTTATTGGGTAGTTTGCATGATTTTGATCCTCTCAAAGATGCTGTAGCTTTTGATGATTTGCCAGATTTGGATAAGTATATGTTACACCGCATTCGTGAGGTGTTTAATGAGGTGACGGACGCTTTTGATAGTTTCCAGTTTTTCCGCTTTTTCCAAACTGTGCAGAATTTCTGCGTTGTGGATTTGTCGAACTTTTATTTAGACGTTGCGAAGGATAGATTATATATCAGTTCTGCTGATGCTTTCCGTCGTCGTAGTTGTCAAACGGTGTTGCAAGTTGCTTTGGAGAATTTAGCCAGAGCGATCGCCCCTGTTCTATGTCATACTGCGGAAGATATCTGGCAATTTATCCCCTACGAAACCCAATATAAATCAGTTTTCCAAGCTGGTTGGGTGCAAGTGGATGATAAATGGGATAATCCCGAATTAGCGGAATTTTGGAAAACACTGCGACGAATTCGTGGTGATGTAAATAAGGTTTTAGAACAAGCGCGGACAGAAAAGTTAATTGGTTCTTCTTTAGAAGCTATTGCATTGATTTATCTTAGTGATGAAAAATTACGCGCTGCTATTGAACCTTTAAATGTTAGCGGGAATGGAATTGATGAATTAAGATATTTATTCCTCACTTCTGAAGTCCAATTATTAGATACTCCTGAGACATTAAAAGGATTGAAAACCCTGCGAGTTCAAGGTGAAGATAATTGGGATATTGGGGTAGTTAATGCCGCAGACTATGAGGATGAAGGGAAATCTTATCACAAATGCGATCGCTGTTGGAACTATTCTCCCCATGTGGGTGAATCAGCAGAACATCCTTTACTGTGTGAACGTTGTATTCCCGCATTAGCTGGAGAATTTTAA
- the ppsA gene encoding phosphoenolpyruvate synthase: MLEIKRNQENSQITQEALVLPFNTVGIADIPLVGGKNASLGEMIQQLSSQGVKVPTGFATTAYAYRYFITAAGLEAKLRKIFADLDVEDMDNLQECGKKARSLMLETPFPLELQGAIAKSYQNLCEEYGINTDVAVRSSATAEDLPDASFAGQQETYLNVHGIKGVLESCHKCFASIFTDRAISYRQIRGFDHFEVALSVGVQKMVRSDLASSGVMFSIDTETGFQNAALITAAYGLGENIVQGAVNPDEYLVFKPTLKKGYKPILQKRLGTKEIKMVYDLGGSKLTKNISVPQLERHQFALNDQEILQLAEWTCIIEDHYSQIRGISTPMDIEWAKDGITGELFIVQARPETVQSQKSKTVLRSYQLQEKSQVLLTGRSVGEMIGQGQARVILDVPDINLFQAGEVLVTNRTDPDWEPIMKKASAIVTNSGGRTCFDGETKILTNQGFMTIQQIYEQGYQELSTLALNTTTHQMEWKPITDAMKRTSKTIGVSVSQSGRVTDNILRLTPDHKMVNLRNGEYIKTEIQEMLDTQEMVLVSQNIPTLGDNKNQEADLAYLIGGIITDGSIYTSRTHGEVQFIQKCLPEKQAFIATMNDKMNAVYGKSFTPCEKAVSSGYIRGKQVKGQATAYRIYSKAIAYDLKQKEQQITQILLENTSEVAYHFLGGVIDGDGCYANNRINIYISEENLLQAVIIACLKINTVPQVTRNRHIYNVQIVEKLERILEYTQRVKGDVYRRTIQTRFFATNQLFGDNVTGQIKLREDKNLLISDKQLREIGQFEQLLQGNIRMQRVIKVADAVDAEVYNITVADHHNYLVFTDKYTPVVVCNCHAAIIAREMGIPALVGCGNATEILQTGQEITVSCAEGETGQVYSGLLNFEIQELPLDNLPRTRTKIMMNVGNPEEALGLTAIPNDGVGLARMEFIIANHIKAHPLALLHFDELEDELAKYKITELTAQYEDKAEFFIAKLAQGIGTIAAAFYPKPVIVRLSDFKSNEYANLLGGRQFEPKEENPMLGWRGASRYYDPRYREGFALECQAMKRVREEMGLTNMILMVPFCRTPEEGKRVLAEMAKNGLVKGENGLEVYVMCELPSNVLLADEFSQVFDGFSIGSNDLTQLTLGLDRDSELVAHLFDERNEAVKRIIAKAITTVKQNGRKIGICGQAPSDYPEFARFLVEQGIDSISLNPDSVIKTMLEIAKAETGE, from the coding sequence ATGTTGGAAATTAAACGCAACCAAGAAAATAGCCAAATTACACAAGAAGCTTTAGTATTACCCTTTAATACCGTAGGAATTGCGGATATTCCCCTAGTAGGTGGTAAAAATGCCTCTTTAGGGGAAATGATTCAACAACTCAGTTCTCAAGGGGTAAAAGTTCCCACGGGATTTGCGACTACGGCTTATGCTTATAGATACTTCATTACTGCGGCTGGGTTAGAGGCAAAACTGAGGAAGATTTTTGCAGATTTAGATGTCGAAGATATGGATAATTTGCAAGAATGTGGGAAAAAAGCCAGATCATTGATGTTGGAAACCCCATTTCCGCTAGAATTACAAGGAGCGATCGCTAAATCCTATCAAAATCTTTGTGAAGAATACGGTATTAATACTGATGTAGCTGTTCGGTCTAGTGCTACAGCGGAAGACTTACCAGATGCTAGTTTTGCGGGACAACAGGAAACCTACCTGAATGTTCATGGCATCAAAGGTGTATTAGAATCTTGCCATAAATGCTTTGCCTCTATTTTCACAGACAGGGCAATTTCCTACAGACAAATAAGAGGTTTCGATCATTTTGAAGTAGCCTTATCAGTCGGTGTCCAAAAAATGGTACGTTCTGATTTAGCATCTTCTGGAGTCATGTTTTCCATTGACACAGAAACAGGGTTTCAAAATGCCGCTTTAATTACCGCTGCTTATGGTTTGGGTGAAAACATCGTTCAAGGTGCAGTTAACCCAGATGAATATTTAGTATTTAAACCAACTTTAAAAAAAGGATATAAACCCATTCTCCAAAAGCGGTTGGGAACAAAAGAAATTAAAATGGTTTATGATCTAGGCGGATCAAAATTAACCAAAAATATTTCCGTTCCTCAACTTGAACGTCATCAATTTGCCCTAAATGATCAAGAAATTCTCCAACTAGCGGAATGGACTTGTATCATTGAAGATCATTATTCCCAAATTCGGGGAATATCCACCCCAATGGATATTGAATGGGCAAAAGATGGCATAACTGGTGAGTTATTTATCGTCCAAGCTAGACCAGAAACAGTTCAATCACAAAAATCAAAAACCGTTCTCAGAAGTTATCAACTCCAAGAAAAAAGTCAAGTTTTATTAACAGGTCGCAGCGTTGGCGAAATGATTGGTCAAGGACAAGCTAGAGTAATTTTAGATGTTCCTGATATTAATCTCTTTCAAGCCGGAGAAGTGTTAGTTACTAACCGCACAGACCCCGACTGGGAACCGATTATGAAAAAAGCTAGTGCTATTGTCACTAACTCTGGTGGGAGGACTTGTTTTGATGGAGAGACAAAAATTCTCACCAATCAAGGTTTTATGACCATTCAGCAAATTTATGAACAAGGATATCAAGAATTATCAACTTTAGCCCTCAACACCACAACCCATCAAATGGAATGGAAACCCATTACAGATGCCATGAAACGGACATCTAAAACAATTGGTGTGAGTGTATCTCAAAGTGGGAGAGTCACAGATAATATCCTGCGATTAACTCCTGATCATAAAATGGTCAACCTGCGGAATGGTGAATATATCAAAACTGAGATTCAAGAAATGTTAGATACTCAGGAAATGGTGCTTGTATCTCAGAATATTCCCACATTAGGTGACAACAAAAATCAAGAAGCTGATTTAGCTTATCTGATTGGGGGAATCATCACAGACGGTTCAATTTACACTAGTCGAACTCATGGGGAAGTCCAGTTTATTCAAAAATGTTTACCAGAAAAACAAGCATTCATAGCTACTATGAATGACAAAATGAATGCTGTTTATGGTAAATCTTTTACTCCTTGTGAGAAAGCAGTATCTTCAGGTTACATCCGAGGAAAACAGGTAAAAGGACAAGCTACAGCTTATCGTATTTATTCTAAAGCTATAGCTTATGACTTAAAACAAAAAGAACAACAAATTACTCAAATTCTCCTGGAAAACACTTCAGAAGTTGCTTATCACTTTTTAGGAGGTGTGATTGATGGTGATGGTTGCTATGCTAATAATCGCATTAACATCTATATCTCTGAAGAGAACTTACTACAAGCTGTCATTATTGCTTGTTTGAAAATCAATACTGTTCCTCAAGTTACCAGAAATCGTCATATCTACAATGTCCAAATTGTAGAAAAATTAGAGCGAATTTTAGAATATACTCAACGAGTCAAAGGAGATGTTTATCGAAGAACTATTCAAACTCGTTTCTTTGCTACTAATCAACTATTTGGTGACAATGTTACAGGACAAATCAAACTTAGAGAAGATAAAAATCTCCTAATTTCTGATAAACAACTCCGTGAAATAGGTCAATTTGAACAACTTCTGCAAGGTAATATTCGGATGCAACGAGTTATTAAAGTTGCAGATGCAGTAGACGCTGAAGTTTATAATATAACTGTTGCGGATCATCATAATTATCTGGTTTTTACGGATAAATATACTCCTGTAGTTGTTTGTAACTGTCACGCAGCAATTATTGCCAGAGAAATGGGTATTCCTGCATTAGTTGGTTGTGGAAATGCAACAGAAATATTACAAACAGGACAAGAGATTACTGTTAGTTGTGCAGAAGGGGAAACAGGTCAAGTTTACTCAGGTTTGTTAAACTTTGAAATTCAAGAATTACCATTAGATAACTTACCGCGAACCCGCACCAAAATAATGATGAATGTGGGTAATCCTGAAGAAGCTTTAGGTTTAACCGCAATTCCTAATGATGGTGTTGGTTTAGCGAGAATGGAATTTATCATTGCTAATCATATTAAAGCCCATCCTTTAGCATTATTACATTTTGACGAATTAGAAGATGAACTTGCCAAATATAAAATTACTGAATTAACAGCCCAATATGAAGATAAAGCCGAATTCTTTATTGCTAAATTGGCGCAAGGTATAGGTACAATAGCCGCAGCATTTTATCCCAAACCTGTAATTGTCCGATTATCAGATTTCAAAAGTAACGAATATGCAAACCTTTTAGGTGGTAGACAATTTGAACCCAAAGAAGAAAATCCCATGCTTGGTTGGCGTGGTGCTTCTCGTTATTATGATCCCCGTTATCGTGAAGGTTTTGCATTAGAATGTCAAGCTATGAAACGGGTAAGAGAAGAAATGGGTTTAACCAATATGATTCTCATGGTTCCCTTTTGTCGCACTCCCGAAGAAGGAAAACGAGTATTAGCAGAAATGGCAAAAAATGGCTTAGTTAAAGGCGAAAATGGCTTAGAAGTTTACGTTATGTGCGAGTTACCAAGTAACGTTTTATTAGCTGATGAATTTAGCCAAGTCTTTGATGGTTTCTCCATTGGTTCTAATGATTTAACCCAATTAACATTAGGATTAGATCGAGATTCTGAATTAGTGGCACATTTATTTGATGAACGCAACGAAGCTGTTAAAAGAATAATTGCCAAAGCCATAACTACTGTTAAACAAAATGGTCGCAAAATTGGTATTTGTGGACAAGCACCCAGCGATTATCCAGAATTTGCTCGTTTTTTAGTTGAACAAGGTATAGATTCTATTAGTCTCAACCCTGATTCTGTGATTAAGACAATGTTAGAAATTGCGAAAGCAGAAACAGGGGAATAA
- the rpsN gene encoding 30S ribosomal protein S14 — protein MAKKSMIEREKKRAKMVAKYAEKREALLEEFRTAESPLLKLEVHRKIQQLPRNSAPTRKHNRCWLTGRPRGVYRDFGLSRNVLREWAHEGLLPGVVKSSW, from the coding sequence ATGGCGAAGAAGAGTATGATTGAGCGCGAGAAGAAACGCGCCAAAATGGTAGCTAAGTATGCTGAAAAGCGAGAAGCACTATTAGAAGAGTTTAGAACAGCAGAATCTCCGTTGCTGAAGTTAGAAGTTCACCGTAAAATTCAACAACTACCCCGTAACAGTGCGCCTACTCGTAAGCACAACCGTTGCTGGTTAACTGGTCGTCCTAGAGGCGTTTACCGTGATTTCGGCTTGTCTCGGAACGTACTCCGGGAATGGGCCCACGAAGGTCTTTTACCTGGTGTTGTTAAGTCTAGCTGGTAG
- a CDS encoding pyruvate kinase translates to MRSTNIELDLSDPCILLTTLQELRQSVDEEGKEIFQRWKKQIHRQSFINSSLNLAYYLALRRHDLRELQAALMPWGLSSLGRIEAKVLPTLDAVIATLQAVCGTDKDSMIIHPPLDAFFEGDRLLQQNTEDLFGNTLDNRRVRIMVTLPNAAATNYEFLRDIIGQGTNCVRINCAHDTPVEWLAMINNVKQAELELGSACKILMDLSGPKTRIKFVLTPSPKQRIFKGESLLLTHELPTTINSEFFQVTCTIPEVLTELKIGTLVWIDDGRIGAYVESITSEGVWLKITHARLKGEKLLPEKGINFPDTDLHLSSLTTKDQQDLDFITTHANQVDIIGYSYVQTPADIQLLQQELATRLPENSPTPAIVAKIETPLAVSNLPELIIQAAGKQPFGIMIARGDLALEIGYQRLAEIQEEILWLCEAAHIPVIWATQVLENLVKHGMPSRAEITDAAMSERAECVMLNKGDYIIEAVGILDDVLTRMQAHQVKKTPQLRALHSW, encoded by the coding sequence ATGCGGTCTACTAATATAGAGTTGGATTTATCTGATCCTTGTATTTTGCTTACCACATTACAAGAACTTCGTCAATCTGTTGATGAGGAAGGAAAAGAAATATTTCAAAGATGGAAAAAGCAAATTCACCGACAATCTTTTATTAATAGTAGTCTCAATCTTGCCTATTATTTGGCACTAAGAAGACACGATTTACGCGAACTGCAAGCGGCTTTAATGCCTTGGGGTTTGTCCTCATTGGGGAGGATAGAAGCTAAGGTTTTACCGACTTTAGATGCGGTGATTGCCACATTACAGGCAGTTTGTGGCACAGATAAGGATTCTATGATTATACATCCACCTTTGGACGCATTTTTTGAAGGCGATCGCCTACTTCAACAAAATACCGAAGATTTATTTGGTAACACCCTTGATAACCGTCGCGTCAGAATCATGGTAACGTTACCCAATGCAGCCGCTACCAATTACGAATTCCTGCGGGATATCATTGGGCAAGGGACAAACTGTGTGAGAATTAATTGCGCCCATGATACCCCCGTTGAATGGTTAGCAATGATTAACAATGTCAAACAAGCAGAATTAGAATTAGGATCTGCCTGTAAAATTCTCATGGATTTAAGTGGTCCAAAAACTAGAATTAAATTTGTCCTTACCCCCAGTCCCAAACAACGAATATTTAAAGGTGAATCTCTTCTCCTTACCCATGAGTTACCCACGACTATTAATTCTGAATTTTTTCAAGTTACTTGCACAATTCCCGAAGTATTAACAGAACTGAAAATTGGCACATTAGTTTGGATTGATGATGGGCGCATTGGTGCTTATGTCGAGTCAATTACATCCGAGGGAGTATGGTTAAAAATCACCCATGCCCGTCTCAAAGGTGAAAAACTATTACCAGAAAAAGGCATCAATTTTCCTGACACTGACTTACATTTGAGTTCTTTAACAACAAAAGATCAACAAGATTTAGATTTTATCACCACCCATGCCAATCAAGTTGATATTATCGGTTATTCCTATGTGCAAACACCCGCAGATATTCAACTTTTGCAACAAGAATTAGCGACAAGATTACCAGAAAATTCTCCCACACCTGCCATAGTTGCCAAAATAGAAACACCCTTAGCAGTGAGTAATTTGCCAGAATTAATTATTCAAGCCGCCGGGAAACAACCCTTTGGAATTATGATTGCCAGAGGAGATTTGGCGCTGGAAATTGGTTATCAACGGCTGGCAGAAATTCAAGAAGAAATACTATGGTTATGTGAAGCTGCCCATATCCCGGTAATTTGGGCAACTCAGGTCTTAGAAAATCTTGTTAAACACGGAATGCCGTCACGGGCAGAAATTACTGATGCTGCCATGTCAGAACGGGCAGAATGTGTCATGCTCAATAAGGGTGATTATATTATTGAAGCCGTAGGCATCTTAGATGATGTCCTCACGAGAATGCAAGCCCATCAAGTCAAAAAAACACCTCAGTTACGGGCTTTACATTCTTGGTAA
- a CDS encoding endonuclease NucS domain-containing protein: MKNNVALQKTDQGWKFIDESELETFVWENLEEIFQLKPLTRQLYIKGEICDIVAISKNNQLTIIELKNTEDRYVINQLTRYYENFLTGDKAVEDEMWQ; the protein is encoded by the coding sequence ATGAAAAACAACGTAGCATTACAGAAAACTGATCAAGGCTGGAAATTTATTGATGAGTCTGAATTAGAAACCTTTGTTTGGGAGAATTTAGAAGAAATATTTCAACTAAAACCCTTAACACGCCAATTATATATAAAAGGAGAGATTTGTGATATTGTGGCAATTAGCAAAAATAATCAACTGACTATTATTGAATTAAAAAATACAGAAGATCGTTATGTTATTAATCAACTCACACGCTATTATGAAAATTTCTTAACGGGTGACAAGGCGGTTGAAGATGAGATGTGGCAATAA
- a CDS encoding IS4 family transposase translates to MLPQSYQTIFRKHLSEQQYLTLEILLLLIQAHRQVKLSKLASLFPQPIKYESRKRNLQRFLGIGKLCVKLLWFPLIKYWIRQSLTPKQLNREQRRYFHKKQYQKYGYWMVALDRTQWKGRNIFMVTLVWGTHALPLYWETLNHVGNSNLQTQKRLIKTAIKLLKKCRIVVLADREFHSPKLAKWLDEQGVYFALRQKKNLYFQEKPEQEYQVLKNQGFKPGMSRFYEKVKCGKGDELGLFNIAVYWKRKYRNSGPKEPWYILTNLPTLQQTLCLYRCRWGIEQFFKDCKTGGYNLEDTKVNETRFLALVLLIVIAYSLATMHGQRMKKLGIETYAGRIQQHQDKYPRQSDFSFALYGQLWIYGMELWADLALNLINLKPHKRLFFQRGFQALSLMKQAL, encoded by the coding sequence ATGTTACCACAATCATATCAAACAATTTTCCGAAAGCATTTGAGTGAACAGCAGTATTTGACACTAGAGATATTGTTGTTATTAATACAGGCTCATCGCCAAGTAAAACTGTCAAAATTGGCCAGCTTGTTTCCCCAACCAATTAAATATGAAAGCAGGAAACGTAATCTACAAAGATTTTTAGGAATAGGTAAACTCTGCGTAAAATTATTATGGTTTCCATTGATAAAATATTGGATTAGACAATCGTTAACACCAAAACAACTGAATCGAGAACAGCGCCGTTATTTTCATAAAAAACAGTATCAAAAATATGGTTATTGGATGGTAGCACTGGATAGAACACAGTGGAAGGGGCGAAATATATTTATGGTGACATTGGTATGGGGTACTCATGCCCTACCACTATATTGGGAAACATTAAATCATGTCGGAAATAGTAATTTACAAACACAGAAAAGATTAATAAAGACAGCAATAAAGTTGTTAAAAAAATGTCGAATTGTGGTGTTAGCAGACAGAGAATTTCATAGTCCAAAACTGGCTAAATGGCTTGATGAGCAAGGAGTTTACTTCGCTTTACGCCAGAAGAAAAACCTTTATTTTCAAGAAAAACCTGAACAAGAATATCAAGTTCTTAAAAATCAAGGATTTAAGCCAGGAATGTCGAGATTTTATGAAAAAGTTAAATGTGGTAAAGGGGATGAATTAGGCTTATTTAATATCGCTGTTTATTGGAAGAGAAAATATCGGAACTCTGGACCAAAAGAACCTTGGTATATCTTGACGAATCTACCAACTCTCCAACAAACTTTATGCCTCTATAGATGTCGATGGGGAATTGAGCAATTCTTTAAGGATTGTAAAACTGGTGGTTATAATTTAGAGGATACTAAAGTAAATGAAACTCGCTTTTTAGCTTTAGTATTATTGATTGTCATTGCTTATAGTTTAGCCACTATGCACGGTCAACGGATGAAAAAATTAGGTATAGAGACTTATGCCGGACGTATTCAACAACATCAGGACAAGTACCCACGTCAAAGTGATTTTAGCTTTGCTCTCTACGGACAACTATGGATTTATGGTATGGAATTATGGGCTGATTTAGCTCTGAATTTAATCAATCTCAAGCCTCATAAACGCCTCTTTTTTCAACGGGGCTTTCAGGCTCTATCCCTTATGAAACAAGCTCTTTAG
- a CDS encoding type II toxin-antitoxin system PemK/MazF family toxin, with product MRRGEIWLYNADPTVGDEISKTRPCIIVNNDDIGTLRLKVIVPITGWNEVFAQVPWMIRIETTAENNLSKLSTADTFQIRSVSQQRLIKKVGIVAEEIMQEISNALAIVLNIK from the coding sequence ATGCGTAGAGGTGAAATCTGGCTGTATAATGCTGATCCCACAGTAGGGGATGAAATTAGCAAAACCCGACCTTGTATCATTGTTAATAATGATGATATAGGTACTTTACGCTTAAAGGTTATTGTACCTATTACCGGATGGAACGAAGTTTTTGCACAAGTACCTTGGATGATACGTATTGAAACAACAGCAGAGAATAATTTAAGCAAATTATCCACAGCAGATACTTTTCAAATTCGTTCAGTTTCTCAACAACGACTAATTAAAAAAGTGGGAATAGTTGCGGAAGAAATTATGCAGGAAATTAGTAATGCTTTAGCTATTGTTTTGAATATTAAATGA
- a CDS encoding DUF4926 domain-containing protein codes for MTKNTPNLLDVVALTIDLPEYNLLRGQVGTIVELLADGAAFEVEFSDSLRDSFASRNGQTYESIGLRPEQIMVLHF; via the coding sequence ATGACTAAAAATACACCCAATTTACTAGACGTAGTAGCACTCACAATTGATTTACCTGAATATAATTTATTGCGTGGTCAAGTTGGTACAATAGTTGAATTATTAGCTGATGGTGCTGCGTTTGAAGTAGAATTTAGCGATTCCCTTCGGGATAGCTTCGCTTCACGCAATGGACAAACTTATGAATCTATTGGTTTACGTCCAGAGCAAATAATGGTGTTACATTTTTAG